From the genome of Medicago truncatula cultivar Jemalong A17 chromosome 2, MtrunA17r5.0-ANR, whole genome shotgun sequence:
AGGTCATGTAACTGAAGGTAACAGAGGATGGAACCAACTTTGTCAGACTGGAACACTTAGAAACAATTAATCTTTCAAGAAAATGTAAAACGGGGTCCATCTGAAATCCTTCTTTGCATATACATTGAAGCTTGCTCAGGTGCCATAAGTCCAACTGTTTGAGTTGCGGCCTAATTTGAGTTTCCTTTTCAGTTCTAATGATTTGTTCGCCTTGGAATATGTCCGTGAAGGAACTCCACTGGACCAACAAGCTTTCGGAATTAGGAACATTTTTCAGGAACCAATATGGAAAAGTAGATTCTTCATTGTAGAACTCACACACGGCAATGTGtctgatgttgttgaattgaaccCCTGAATACTGGCTCTGCAATATCATGCCAAAATCTTTACTGTTCAAGTTCAAATTCTCCACATTAGCAAGTACCTGTTGCAAAaactaaatcaaaataaaacattttgcttctatatttttaaaacaataaaaaatattctatttGTGATAATAGAATAATAACTCAAGTTAATTATCAATTATAATAGACatgttgaataatttattttcaaattaacaaaCATTGAAAAACAGCTCAAATTTGTACATGTATATTTAACGCTACCCATACCTCTTCAATCACAAAGAGAGGTTGATATTTTGAGATATTGAGCTCATCATTTCTTGAGCTTTCTTGTTGTCTCAAAGGTTCTTCCTTAAATAGATCTATTCTTGGACATCTGAACAACTTGATTGTTTTCAAAGATTTACattgaagagaatgagcccCAACAAAGAATGTCTTAAGTTTGGGCAAATCTTCAAGTGTGATGGATGTTAAATGAGGAAACACAAACTTAACTATCTCACATGTTCCTTCGTCCTTGGCAACGATTTCTTGAATCCCACAGTTACTTACTTTCAGACTTTGAAGTTGCATTATATCTCTAGCCACTGAGAGTGGAAAGAGGCTTATCAAACTTTCACATTCCTtaacatatacatcatttatattttgaaacctCATAGTGTAATGTGGATCCTCCTTCCATACATGCTTCAATTTTGGAAGATTAGatagttttaatttcttcaattgaGTAGAATTCCGCTCAACAATTTCTTCTGCAAATTcacctttcaaatcaaaaacTGCTTCTAATGAATTACAATCCTCCACATCTAATTCTTCCAGGTTCATCAGCACTTCTAGTAAGTTAGGTTGAAAGAGAACATAggataaaaaatcacatttatgaACCACTAGATACTTCAAACTCCTAAATGTGTTTTGCTCAAGCTGACCATACCACAAGTCTTTTAACTCGGGATATTCAGATAGGTTAAAATGCTTGAAACTACCAAATGCCACCTATAAAAACAATTGTATTGCGAGTTAGTTTAAACAAACGtagtagtaaaaatataatgcatgtacaaaatagttttttacaCACTAATTATTGTAAAACTACatttaaaaattctattcattttaaattaaggatagtaataataattttctctaacaataaattttaaatttagtccAGTCAAAAGAAATATTAGTATTTGGTAGTTAGTGGGTAGATTGTTAGTAGATAAATGCTCTATATATAGGATGTAATCACCTATAACACGACTTTaagttttttctcttctttccgTGGATTTAATGTTTctcaacattatttttttaacaaacctaAAAAGTATGCTATTATTAAGCATTAGTAAGCTATAAGTTCACATATTAAACTATTATATggtgttttgttttataaataacCACCTCTGTTTTTTTCcaaaatgataatttatattatcattatatttttctaaacgctaaattttctttcaattgaaGTGCTTTATATATACTAGTGTTGGACGAGCTAACACTAGTATATTGCGATATACTTTTAAAATCTCCAAATAGTTGTTTTTCCACAAAGTTTCTAACAttgtaaattaaaaatcaactattattcatccaaagaaaacaaaagaaaatagaaaccCAAATCATTATATTGTTACACAAGAAGTAAAGTGGTAAATAAACATACCTTATCTTTAAACATGTTGTATATTGTATCGTTTAAGTTTCCCTTCCAAAGCCATTTTGGATTATTTTCTGCAATTTTGACTTTTTGTAGAATTGGTGTACTTGTGCTTCCCGTTGAAAAAGTCTTCATGCGAGGACATTCCCTCACAATTACATTCTCCAACAATGGAAACTTCATGAAACACTTGCTAGAGCAAAATTTGAtgattctgggcaaacattccaattttaaaatttgtaaacTTATAAAAGCAATGTCAACATTTTCTACTCCAGTAATTATTTCTTCAAGTGAATTGCAGTCTTCTATCTTCAGCAGTGTGAGCTTGTCCAAACTTCGCGCCGTAGGAGTTGTGAATATATATTTTAGCCCATTGCATTTTATTATCTCCAACTGCGTCAGATGATTAAGGGTGACAGAGGAAGGCATCAAATTTGTCAAACTAGGACAACTAAAAACATTTAAGCattcaaggaactcaagaactTGGTCAATTTGGAATCCTTCCTCACATATATGTTGAAGTTCAGGTAATGCACTCAATGTGAGTGTTTTGATATGTGTGCGAGTCTTCTCACTTATTTCTCCTTTATCGCAGAATATCTTCTTGAAGCAACTCCGCTCAACAATTAGTTCTTCAAGAGTATGCACATTTTCAAGAAACCAATAAGGAAAGCTAGCATCTTCAGTGTCATAGCTACTCAAGCCAATACATGTCATTTTGCTAAAGAGGACACTTGAGTTTTGGGTTTGCAATATCATGTCGGCATCTTCCTGTACCATCATCAACAACTCCAAGTTTGGAATCACCTAAATCATATTTAAACAAAACGATGATTACTATTGACTAAAAGAATACAAATGTAAAAgaattaaacattttaaaaagtttttgggTTGTCTTAAATTGTTCCAAATTTATAAATGAATACAAATGTAATAATTGTTTGGTATTTCAAAAGAATAACAccagctttaaaaaaaaaaacacacacacacacacacacagacaaGTCATGcagaatatttaattttatgcatacCTCTTCGGCAATGAAAAGTGGTTGTTTCGTTGAAACAGAGTGTTTATCATCttgaaaatttgacttttttgtaGATAGAGTTCTGAACAAATTCAACTTTGTACAATCGGCAACATGAATTTTACTCAAACATGGACATAGCAGAGTATGATTTCTAGCATAGAAACCATTGAGTTTATGTAAGTTCCAAAGCAATAAAGTACTCAGTTGATTAAACTCAAATGTGGGAGCTGCATTCGCGCTAGATTCTTTCTCCTCTGCAACAATTTCTTTCATGTTTGCACAAGATTGTATAAGAAGTTCCTTGAGATGTGAACAACGAGTGGCTACGGAGAATGGTAATAGATATTCCAAGCTTCTACAACCATCTAGTTGTACAtttattagattttgaaaactaaGAATTCCTTCAGGATCTCCACTCCATATCTTTTTCAACTCCCACAATCCATTTAAAGTAACTTCTTTCAAATGTGATGTATCATCTTCattgttattttcattcaaaGTCAATTCAAATATCTCTTCAACTAAAGCACAATTTCTAACCTCCAACTTTTCTAGCtcaatatatgttttttgcaatgaagaaggaaaaaccACCACAATTTTCTTGCAATTGTTCACTTGCAACATCTTCAATGTTTTAAATTGGTAATGCCATATTGTCTTCAAGTTGTCCATATCCTTCAAtatgattttttctaatttcaaaaaatgatCCTATGAATTCATGAATAACCATCATCagtataaataattatttaaattgcaAGCGGGAGATAGTAgaattaccatacctctttcaATGCATTATTTCTGTCTTTTTTAGCTATTATCTCCTCCATCATAGGACAATTACTTATTTCAAGGTGTTTGAGGTTCATAAAACTTTCAACCAAAGTAGAGGGGAATAAATACTTCAATCCAACACAATTATCGACAATCAAGCTAGTCAAGTTGCACATAGATTGATGATTGTCAtcccaaatttgattcaaattgaGAAGTGAGCTCAATTTAAGGGTGTCCAAATTAGGAAATGCAACctacataaaaacaaattaacagaAATCATTAGTCTTATAATATGAAACATTGAAACAACATATAACTAATAgtataattaaaaagtaaaaactatgAAACAGTATGAAGTCTTCAAATACAAGaatctatttaaatatttttaagaataaaaactAACTTATAACTAATAGTAtgcttataattttttgaatgacTTTTATTATCACATCTATTGTAGTTTCTTGGAAAAAATAAgcattatagtttttttaacagaaaataTTAATCTTGTTAATTTACTcagttgtttttttcttcactaAACGTACCAATTTATATCATTTGTATCTAAAGaagctaaaaacaaaataacataccTGAGCATTGAAAAATGGTGTAGTAGAAGCATATGGCTCTAGACCTTGATACTTTTCCTTACTTCTATGATGTGTCAAATAATCAGAGGCGAAATTATCAAGTGTCTCCAAATGTTCTAAAGTTAAAGAACGCAATAGAAGAAACTCAATTTTTTCATCAGTGATATCATTATTTGCACTTGATTTGTTATCTCCGAACACTATCTCCTTCATAGAATTGCACTCGGAAACTTCAATCTTAGAAATGTGGGAAAGTTCTTTGACCATTTCATAGGAGAATAGATATTTTAATTGGACGCAATTTTTGACTTTGATAACACTGAGATTTCCAAAAGAAGTAATTGAAGGTTGACCATGACAAACATGCTCCAAGTTTTTAAGATTAAAAAGTACTAGTGTTTCCAAGATGGGAAAAGACACATGGATTTGATTCCTCTCTTTAGAGTCAACAATGTGCTTCAAGTTTGCATTATTTTGGAGGTGAAGATGTTTCAGAAATGGAAATCCTTCCCCATTTAGTTGATAAAGCACATTTTGAATTCCATCTACATCATCCAAGTACAAATTCTCAACGCATTTAATCAATGTTTTAATTCCGTGCTCCAAATGTATGTTTGTACCAAGTTTGAGCATCAATGTTTTTAAGGTTCCATCCATAATGTCAAACCAGTCCCATACATCTCCAATagctattttatatctttccagCTTCTCAAACATCAATTGCAAGTCCCTTGGCAACATCCAAGTCTCACGAACTTGTAATTCTAGAGCTGTCAAGTTGGTTAGTTTTCGAAGCTCGGCGAGACTagcattttcattttgaacagtTGAATTCACATCTTTCCAATTAAAAGAGGTATTTCCCATGTACAACTCCTCCAATTTAGTTAAACTTGATATGATGTTGGGTGGGACCACTTCTATTCCTGAATGGCTCAAATCAAGCATTTTCAATTGAGTCAATTTCCCTATTTCTCTTGGCAACTTGATCATTGAAGATTTCCCGAGTCTAAGAATTTCTAAATTTTGCAAAGCTTCTATTGCATCCATATTTTCCAAAAtgcaaaaatccaaaaataatgTTTGAAGGTCTGTTAGCAACCTAAATGATGTGGGTAATGATGACAAGTTCAAGTATGTTAAATCTAGCACTCTAAGGCTTCTCATACCCTTAAAAAAAGTATCGGGGATTTCTAAAGATTGATTCTTACTGAACAAAGTGAAAAGCTTAATGTTTGGACAATCAATCGTTTGAAGAATCTCGTGCATATCACACCTATCCAGAATGATCTGCGTgcaccttttaaaaaaatccttGGTTGGCCATTCCTTATCAGATTGTTCTCTTAGAAGTACATGTTTGTCCCTACGTGCTACGGAGATAGCAAAATCACGAACAAAGTCGTGCATTTGGATATTTCCGTCTGTTTTAACTTCAAGCAAAAGACATCTTGCCTCCAAAGATTTGATTATTGTGTAAAGTCTGTTTCTTGCATCATCCATGACATTAATATGCTTCAATATGTCCAACCCCATTGCAACTTTCAGAAAGTACTCTATGTTTTCACCTATCGGTAATGCAAAAAGCAAGAAGAGAGCCCTCATTTCATCACTCTCCAATGAGTTGTAACTCAATTCCAAAGCAGAATAAGTTCCAGAGTCCATCTCTGTATGATCATTACTTTGTAATTTCCTTAATGCATCTTTCCAAGATTGAACATCCTTCTTATATTTCATTGCACACGCTACTGTCACTACCCTAAGAGGCAAACCTGCACATTTTTGGGCCACTTGAAACGGTACATCTTTCAAATTGCTATCTTTAACTGCATCCCCTACCATAAATTGAAATAAGCTCCATGTCTCCTTTTCGCTCATAAGTTCAACTTTGAAAGTGAAATCCTTTGGAACATCCATTTGCAGcaacacttcttgatttctGCATGTCATCAACAATTTGCAACCATTATGTTCATTACTATATGGAATCCCCACTGTTTTCAAATCAAGTATGGTCCATATGTTATCTAGAATGATAAGGATACTTTTCTCCAGCTTGATTCTTTGTCTTAGACGTTGTGCTCTGCCAAGAATAGTCTCCTCTTCGAATCGCAGACCCAAGAAATCTGCAATCTCCCCTTGAATTCTTTTAATGTCTGGATTTTTCGATACTTCTGCCTTAACCACTTTATCGAACAATTTATGTTCCTTGGCTATTTGAGCAACTTTCTCCACCAGAGTGGTCTTACCCACCCCACCCAACCCATAAACTCCAATGTTGTGTGAATTAAGATCTGCTAAAGCCTTCACAATGTCCTCCTTAAGCAACTCCCTTGTGTCGTACTTTTCACCATCTCTTGTTGAGGAGGAGGCTACTACATCTAGAGGGGGAAGGTAACCAACTTGATCAAAAATCCCTTTTCCGTGAACTTGAACAAcatcttttgtaatttttctgGCTTTCCTACCAAGTTGATGACGTAAAATCAAGTTGGGGAACGGCCATGCTGAGCACCTTACATTGGCACGACGAGGATCGTTTTGAAGCCCATTTGCCTTTTCAATGACCCCGTTCACTTTCTCTAACCAATTCAAAACatccttttcaatttctttacCATTTCCCCTTTCTCTGTCAACCGAATGGATCATTCTTTCTCTTGCAGCCTGAAGGCTTTCAACATTCTCCATTAACGTCTTGAAGTAACCTTTGTAGAATATCA
Proteins encoded in this window:
- the LOC25487592 gene encoding uncharacterized protein isoform X4; its protein translation is MEILTSVVAKIAEYTVEPIGRQASYLIFYKGYFKTLMENVESLQAARERMIHSVDRERGNGKEIEKDVLNWLEKVNGVIEKANGLQNDPRRANVRCSAWPFPNLILRHQLGRKARKITKDVVQVHGKGIFDQVGYLPPLDVVASSSTRDGEKYDTRELLKEDIVKALADLNSHNIGVYGLGGVGKTTLVEKVAQIAKEHKLFDKVVKAEVSKNPDIKRIQGEIADFLGLRFEEETILGRAQRLRQRIKLEKSILIILDNIWTILDLKTVGIPYSNEHNGCKLLMTCRNQEVLLQMDVPKDFTFKVELMSEKETWSLFQFMVGDAVKDSNLKDVPFQVAQKCAGLPLRVVTVACAMKYKKDVQSWKDALRKLQSNDHTEMDSGTYSALELSYNSLESDEMRALFLLFALPIGENIEYFLKVAMGLDILKHINVMDDARNRLYTIIKSLEARCLLLEVKTDGNIQMHDFVRDFAISVARRDKHVLLREQSDKEWPTKDFFKRCTQIILDRCDMHEILQTIDCPNIKLFTLFSKNQSLEIPDTFFKGMRSLRVLDLTYLNLSSLPTSFRLLTDLQTLFLDFCILENMDAIEALQNLEILRLGKSSMIKLPREIGKLTQLKMLDLSHSGIEVVPPNIISSLTKLEELYMGNTSFNWKDVNSTVQNENASLAELRKLTNLTALELQVRETWMLPRDLQLMFEKLERYKIAIGDVWDWFDIMDGTLKTLMLKLGTNIHLEHGIKTLIKCVENLYLDDVDGIQNVLYQLNGEGFPFLKHLHLQNNANLKHIVDSKERNQIHVSFPILETLVLFNLKNLEHVCHGQPSITSFGNLSVIKVKNCVQLKYLFSYEMVKELSHISKIEVSECNSMKEIVFGDNKSSANNDITDEKIEFLLLRSLTLEHLETLDNFASDYLTHHRSKEKYQGLEPYASTTPFFNAQVAFPNLDTLKLSSLLNLNQIWDDNHQSMCNLTSLIVDNCVGLKYLFPSTLVESFMNLKHLEISNCPMMEEIIAKKDRNNALKEDHFLKLEKIILKDMDNLKTIWHYQFKTLKMLQVNNCKKIVVVFPSSLQKTYIELEKLEVRNCALVEEIFELTLNENNNEDDTSHLKEVTLNGLWELKKIWSGDPEGILSFQNLINVQLDGCRSLEYLLPFSVATRCSHLKELLIQSCANMKEIVAEEKESSANAAPTFEFNQLSTLLLWNLHKLNGFYARNHTLLCPCLSKIHVADCTKLNLFRTLSTKKSNFQDDKHSVSTKQPLFIAEEVIPNLELLMMVQEDADMILQTQNSSVLFSKMTCIGLSSYDTEDASFPYWFLENVHTLEELIVERSCFKKIFCDKGEISEKTRTHIKTLTLSALPELQHICEEGFQIDQVLEFLECLNVFSCPSLTNLMPSSVTLNHLTQLEIIKCNGLKYIFTTPTARSLDKLTLLKIEDCNSLEEIITGVENVDIAFISLQILKLECLPRIIKFCSSKCFMKFPLLENVIVRECPRMKTFSTGSTSTPILQKVKIAENNPKWLWKGNLNDTIYNMFKDKVAFGSFKHFNLSEYPELKDLWYGQLEQNTFRSLKYLVVHKCDFLSYVLFQPNLLEVLMNLEELDVEDCNSLEAVFDLKGEFAEEIVERNSTQLKKLKLSNLPKLKHVWKEDPHYTMRFQNINDVYVKECESLISLFPLSVARDIMQLQSLKVSNCGIQEIVAKDEGTCEIVKFVFPHLTSITLEDLPKLKTFFVGAHSLQCKSLKTIKLFRCPRIDLFKEEPLRQQESSRNDELNISKYQPLFVIEEVLANVESLSLNNKDFRMILQSQFSGVQLNNMKHITVCGIYNDEANFPHWFLKNVPNSVSLLVEWCLFTEIFQGEQIIRTKKETQISPRFRELKLRNLTKLRCICKEGFQMDPVLQFLESIYVYQCSSLTNLVPPSVTFSYVTYLEVTNCHGLINLITHSTAKSLAKLTTMKIKMCNWLEDIVNGKDETNGIVFCSLQTLELISLQRLSRFCSCPCPIMFPLLEVVVIKECPRMELFSLGVANTENLHNVQTDEGNHWEGDVNRTVKKLFDDKVAFSKFKYLALSDYPELKDLWYGQLHHNVFCNLKHLVVERCDFLSHVLFPSNVMQVLQTLEELEVKDCDSLEAVFDVKGLKSQEIMIKRSTQLKSLTLSSLPKLKHVWNEDPHEIISFGNLCKVDVSMCQSLLYIFPYSLCLDLGHLEMLKLMSCEVNEIVAMEEAGSMEINFNFPQLKVMMLYHLTNLKSFYQGKHTLDCPSLKTLNVYCCEALRMFSFDNSDLQQPYSIDENQDMLVQQALFCIEKLSPNLEDLAVNGTDMLGILNGYCQENIFHEVKFLRLECFDETPTILLNDFHTIFPNLETFQVRNSSFETLFPTKVTTAYLSKQMLNQIRMLILFDLEKLKHVWQEDFPLDHPLLQHLENLYVVNCPSLISLVPSATSFTNLTYLEVDNCKELIYLITSSTAKSLVQLQTLKIKNCEKMLDVMKIDDEKAEENIIFENLEYLEFSSLSSLRSFCYGKQAFIFPSLYSFIVIGCSQMKIFSSALTVAPCVTKINMGEENMRWKGDLNTTIEQMFIEKEVPHSSQYVE
- the LOC25487592 gene encoding uncharacterized protein isoform X3, with translation MEILTSVVAKIAEYTVEPIGRQASYLIFYKGYFKTLMENVESLQAARERMIHSVDRERGNGKEIEKDVLNWLEKVNGVIEKANGLQNDPRRANVRCSAWPFPNLILRHQLGRKARKITKDVVQVHGKGIFDQVGYLPPLDVVASSSTRDGEKYDTRELLKEDIVKALADLNSHNIGVYGLGGVGKTTLVEKVAQIAKEHKLFDKVVKAEVSKNPDIKRIQGEIADFLGLRFEEETILGRAQRLRQRIKLEKSILIILDNIWTILDLKTVGIPYSNEHNGCKLLMTCRNQEVLLQMDVPKDFTFKVELMSEKETWSLFQFMVGDAVKDSNLKDVPFQVAQKCAGLPLRVVTVACAMKYKKDVQSWKDALRKLQSNDHTEMDSGTYSALELSYNSLESDEMRALFLLFALPIGENIEYFLKVAMGLDILKHINVMDDARNRLYTIIKSLEARCLLLEVKTDGNIQMHDFVRDFAISVARRDKHVLLREQSDKEWPTKDFFKRCTQIILDRCDMHEILQTIDCPNIKLFTLFSKNQSLEIPDTFFKGMRSLRVLDLTYLNLSSLPTSFRLLTDLQTLFLDFCILENMDAIEALQNLEILRLGKSSMIKLPREIGKLTQLKMLDLSHSGIEVVPPNIISSLTKLEELYMGNTSFNWKDVNSTVQNENASLAELRKLTNLTALELQVRETWMLPRDLQLMFEKLERYKIAIGDVWDWFDIMDGTLKTLMLKLGTNIHLEHGIKTLIKCVENLYLDDVDGIQNVLYQLNGEGFPFLKHLHLQNNANLKHIVDSKERNQIHVSFPILETLVLFNLKNLEHVCHGQPSITSFGNLSVIKVKNCVQLKYLFSYEMVKELSHISKIEVSECNSMKEIVFGDNKSSANNDITDEKIEFLLLRSLTLEHLETLDNFASDYLTHHRSKEKYQGLEPYASTTPFFNAQVAFPNLDTLKLSSLLNLNQIWDDNHQSMCNLTSLIVDNCVGLKYLFPSTLVESFMNLKHLEISNCPMMEEIIAKKDRNNALKEDHFLKLEKIILKDMDNLKTIWHYQFKTLKMLQVNNCKKIVVVFPSSLQKTYIELEKLEVRNCALVEEIFELTLNENNNEDDTSHLKEVTLNGLWELKKIWSGDPEGILSFQNLINVQLDGCRSLEYLLPFSVATRCSHLKELLIQSCANMKEIVAEEKESSANAAPTFEFNQLSTLLLWNLHKLNGFYARNHTLLCPCLSKIHVADCTKLNLFRTLSTKKSNFQDDKHSVSTKQPLFIAEEVIPNLELLMMVQEDADMILQTQNSSVLFSKMTCIGLSSYDTEDASFPYWFLENVHTLEELIVERSCFKKIFCDKGEISEKTRTHIKTLTLSALPELQHICEEGFQIDQVLEFLECLNVFSCPSLTNLMPSSVTLNHLTQLEIIKCNGLKYIFTTPTARSLDKLTLLKIEDCNSLEEIITGVENVDIAFISLQILKLECLPRIIKFCSSKCFMKFPLLENVIVRECPRMKTFSTGSTSTPILQKVKIAENNPKWLWKGNLNDTIYNMFKDKVGFGSFKHLKLSEYPELKELWYGRLEYKAFRSLKYLVVHKCDFLSNVLLQPNLLEVLMNLEELEVEDCNSLEAVFDLRGESPKEVVVQNSSQLKKLKLSNLPKLKHVWKEDPHYTMRFQNLSDVSVVGCENLISLFPLSLAKDMMQLQCLLVSNCGIEEIVAKEEGTDEMVKFVFPHLTSIELNFLTKLKAFFVGVHSLQCKSLKMIKLFGCPKIELFKAEPLIHQESSTNDEVNISQYQPLFVIEEVLANVESLSLNNKDFRMILQSQFSGVQLNNMKHITVCGIYNDEANFPHWFLKNVPNSVSLLVEWCLFTEIFQGEQIIRTKKETQISPRFRELKLRNLTKLRCICKEGFQMDPVLQFLESIYVYQCSSLTNLVPPSVTFSYVTYLEVTNCHGLINLITHSTAKSLAKLTTMKIKMCNWLEDIVNGKDETNGIVFCSLQTLELISLQRLSRFCSCPCPIMFPLLEVVVIKECPRMELFSLGVANTENLHNVQTDEGNHWEGDVNRTVKKLFDDKVAFSKFKYLALSDYPELKDLWYGQLHHNVFCNLKHLVVERCDFLSHVLFPSNVMQVLQTLEELEVKDCDSLEAVFDVKGLKSQEIMIKRSTQLKSLTLSSLPKLKHVWNEDPHEIISFGNLCKVDVSMCQSLLYIFPYSLCLDLGHLEMLKLMSCEVNEIVAMEEAGSMEINFNFPQLKVMMLYHLTNLKSFYQGKHTLDCPSLKTLNVYCCEALRMFSFDNSDLQQPYSIDENQDMLVQQALFCIEKLSPNLEDLAVNGTDMLGILNGYCQENIFHEVKFLRLECFDETPTILLNDFHTIFPNLETFQVRNSSFETLFPTKVTTAYLSKQMLNQIRMLILFDLEKLKHVWQEDFPLDHPLLQHLENLYVVNCPSLISLVPSATSFTNLTYLEVDNCKELIYLITSSTAKSLVQLQTLKIKNCEKMLDVMKIDDEKAEENIIFENLEYLEFSSLSSLRSFCYGKQAFIFPSLYSFIVIGCSQMKIFSSALTVAPCVTKINMGEENMRWKGDLNTTIEQMFIEKEVPHSSQYVE